In Opitutus sp., one genomic interval encodes:
- the xseA gene encoding exodeoxyribonuclease VII large subunit — protein MNNDLENQESATRVVSVSEFTRRVKAVLESQVRPSWVRGEVSNLRVQASGHVYFSLKDAGAQLSAVMFRGDAARQDVKLRDGVQVLVYGEISVYEARGNYQLIVRAVIEDGVGRLQREFEALKRRLAEEGLFAAENKIAIPPMPRTVGFITSPTGAAVQDFVRILIRRGWRGQVVVLPAKVQGEGAAAELVEMLRVACDPAECGVVFDLLVIGRGGGSLEDLWAFNEEPLVRAVAACPLPIISAVGHEIDFTLCDFAADVRVETPSAAAELISSGFVAAAERVERAAEDLNHHVGTALETAGERLDHARSRLRLLAPSAQIERGYLRLDDLSNRLAAALARSVQDHRQRLSEVASLLRERSPQRRVESESQRLLALWKRLQAASPASVLNRGFVIMRDVDGKPVQKKAAVQKGQRLAAEFADGMLPVTAQ, from the coding sequence ATGAACAACGATTTGGAAAACCAAGAAAGCGCAACGCGGGTGGTGAGCGTCAGCGAGTTCACGCGGCGGGTGAAGGCCGTGCTCGAGTCGCAGGTGCGCCCCAGTTGGGTGCGCGGCGAGGTGTCCAACTTGCGCGTCCAGGCCAGCGGGCATGTGTATTTTTCGCTCAAGGACGCCGGTGCCCAGCTCTCGGCGGTGATGTTTCGCGGCGACGCGGCCCGGCAGGACGTAAAACTGCGCGACGGCGTGCAGGTGCTCGTTTACGGGGAAATCTCGGTCTACGAGGCGCGGGGTAACTACCAGTTGATTGTGCGCGCGGTGATCGAGGACGGGGTGGGGCGCCTGCAACGCGAGTTCGAGGCGCTCAAGCGCCGGCTCGCCGAGGAGGGCCTGTTCGCGGCGGAGAACAAAATCGCGATTCCCCCCATGCCGCGCACGGTGGGTTTTATCACCTCGCCGACCGGCGCGGCGGTGCAGGATTTTGTGCGAATTCTAATCCGGCGCGGGTGGCGCGGACAGGTCGTGGTGTTGCCCGCCAAAGTGCAGGGTGAGGGGGCGGCGGCAGAGCTGGTCGAGATGCTCCGCGTGGCGTGCGATCCGGCGGAGTGCGGCGTCGTGTTTGACCTGCTGGTGATTGGGCGCGGCGGCGGCTCGCTGGAGGACTTGTGGGCGTTCAACGAAGAGCCGCTGGTGCGCGCGGTGGCGGCATGTCCGCTGCCGATTATCTCGGCGGTGGGGCACGAGATCGATTTTACCCTGTGCGACTTTGCGGCCGACGTACGCGTCGAAACGCCCAGCGCGGCGGCCGAGTTGATTTCGAGTGGATTTGTGGCGGCGGCGGAGCGCGTCGAGCGGGCGGCGGAGGATTTGAATCATCACGTCGGCACCGCATTGGAGACGGCGGGTGAGCGGCTCGACCACGCCCGTTCGCGGCTGCGGTTGCTCGCCCCCTCGGCGCAGATCGAGCGTGGTTATCTGCGTCTGGACGACCTGAGCAACCGTTTGGCGGCGGCGCTGGCGCGGTCGGTGCAGGACCACCGTCAGCGCTTGAGCGAAGTGGCTTCGTTGTTGCGGGAACGCTCGCCGCAGCGGCGCGTGGAGTCGGAATCGCAGCGCTTGCTGGCGCTCTGGAAACGGTTGCAAGCGGCCAGTCCGGCCTCGGTGCTGAACCGTGGTTTTGTGATTATGCGCGATGTCGACGGGAAGCCGGTGCAGAAAAAAGCCGCGGTCCAGAAGGGCCAGCGGCTGGCGGCCGAGTTCGCCGACGGCATGCTGCCGGTGACCGCGCAGTGA
- a CDS encoding TVP38/TMEM64 family protein produces MKRLLTAPRWLLLTAFAVSGVAACALIYWALQTEGFQLRPALDAVLVWLRGLGPLAFFTLMALLPSVGAPLSIFTLIAGPVFAPTLGLPLVMALSLVSLAVNIILTYALARWMLRPWIARLFAWQGLKIPVVAPEDQASLVLLVRVAPGTPFMLQSYLLGAAGIPFVPYLIISWVVNALQVCPFIYFGDELMQGQAKGALFALSLMVALAVGARFLCRYLQRKKAAAASSV; encoded by the coding sequence ATGAAACGTCTCCTCACGGCCCCTCGCTGGCTGCTGCTCACCGCCTTTGCCGTGAGTGGAGTGGCTGCGTGCGCGTTAATTTACTGGGCGTTGCAAACCGAGGGTTTCCAACTGCGTCCGGCGCTCGACGCGGTGTTGGTCTGGCTGCGCGGCTTGGGCCCGTTGGCGTTTTTTACTCTGATGGCCCTTTTGCCGTCGGTGGGCGCGCCGCTGTCGATTTTCACCCTGATTGCCGGCCCGGTTTTTGCCCCGACGCTGGGTTTGCCGCTGGTCATGGCGCTGTCCTTGGTGAGCCTAGCCGTGAATATCATCCTGACTTACGCCTTGGCCCGCTGGATGTTGCGGCCGTGGATCGCCCGCCTGTTTGCGTGGCAGGGGCTTAAAATCCCCGTGGTCGCCCCGGAGGATCAAGCCAGCCTGGTGCTGCTGGTGCGGGTCGCCCCGGGCACGCCGTTTATGCTCCAGAGTTATTTGTTGGGCGCGGCCGGCATCCCGTTTGTGCCGTACTTGATCATCTCTTGGGTGGTGAACGCGCTGCAGGTTTGCCCGTTCATTTACTTCGGCGATGAACTCATGCAGGGACAGGCGAAGGGCGCGTTGTTCGCGTTGAGCCTGATGGTGGCGCTCGCCGTCGGCGCACGTTTCTTGTGCCGTTACCTTCAGCGTAAAAAGGCCGCGGCCGCCTCATCTGTATGA